A region of the Arachis hypogaea cultivar Tifrunner chromosome 15, arahy.Tifrunner.gnm2.J5K5, whole genome shotgun sequence genome:
AATGATTATTTGTGATACTGattctttttctttccctttccaATTTCAGGGAATCTCATTCTCAGATCTTATGTATGTCACTAAACGTAGTATGGAAAAAGCTGTTTCAGATTTGACAAAAAAGCTGCAGCATGCCTCAGATGTCATTGCTGTAGGTTTCTGTTAGCTGCATGTGattttattgtattttcataccaTTTAGCACAGCTGAATTGAATACTATGTGCCTTCACTTATGTTTGACTTGATTTCTATTGAAAAATATCATTAATGATTATTATGGTCACAGATAAGGTGTAGTATATGTATATAGGCACAGTGTAGAGTTGGATAGAATATTTAGTCTATGCAAGCTTCAAACTTAGTATAAAATCAAGATAAAATGTCATCAAGAATTTAATAAGTTTGCATGAGTGTTAGGGTGAAAGTTCCTTAAAAACTTGGATGATTTGAAGTTTATGTTATGTAGGATTCCCAACTCCATGAAAGCTTTTAAATCTTTTATGGCCTGATTTCTGGGCAAGGAGCTACCAGGAGGTAGCtattttcaaacaatggtctaaACCATGTTTAGTCCAAGATCTGTTTGATTCATGAAATACTGGAAAGATAAAAAGGGAGCAGAATAGCTAATTGACCTTAAGGAACAATAGACCATTAGGAAGAAACTGTGTTTCCAGCATAAAGTGTTTTTCCAAATGGCTAGAAATATTTTTGTCACATGTGGCGCCATGACCCAGACATGTTGACATATGTATCAAAGCACCTTTGTTTTAACATGGAAACTAATCTGTGTAAATGTTTTAGAACTCATCCTCTCAATTCTTTTGCTGGCAGGATGCTAAGAAGCATTTGACACAGAGGATCCAACATTTGGATGACAAAATGCTCAAGCAGAATGAATTGGCACGGTCAATTAAGGATGAAGTATGTCTTTCGTTACATGCATattcttatattttcacatgtTCACAATGCAATCAGTTTTAGATCATAAGTCATAAACATGCTAATTACAATACATGCATACATCTTTAGTTACATATTTAAATAGGCGCAGGTACTCATAACACTGCAAAACAGCAGGATCAGGTTTCCTGTGGAAGTCATTTTGAGAATTCAGTCTATCTGATTTTGAGATGTTACTAGTCTATGTGTGATACATTTTGTCGTTGATTATGAAATATTTTCTCCAAATGATTCACAAGCTCTTTAGGAGCATCGGTTTTGGTTTCTCTTGATGGCCCAAGGATTTCAAGTGTAATTGTTAAGATCAAACTATTGTCTTTATCTTAACATTTCCTAACCAAGTCACCATTTGCTCTTTCAACCTTATTCCTTAAGCTCCATTTATATATCGAATCCCTGCAACAAATTCAGTTTCACAATATTTAACCGTGCAATTATTATTTTTACGTACTATTTGACCTTTGAATCATAAAAGTTCAAACCAAGTAAACAttcttttttaattctaaattctgAACTTTCAAACCTGACAGCATTTGACTTGGTTACTTTAATCAAATCACTGAAATATTTTCCTGCATTACTCGGAGCATCTAGATATGGTTTAAAATACTTAAAACAGAATATATTTGTAGATGCATATCATTTCTTTTATAACCTACCCTACGATTCTAATGAGCTCATTTAAGTGAGCTGTGTTCCTGTCCCAGACAATGTAGTTTGCCAATGCCATACTCATTTGTGTTGTGTATGCTATAGTTTGTAGATTTTACTAGAGAAAGGAAGATAATAGTAAGTTAATAACAATGGTTAACATCGTGATATGCAGGTTGCTGGGGTTCGAAGTACAATTACTAATTTCCATGATGACTTGGGAATCTTGCATTACACAGTGGGATCATTGGTATGTTTGATTTCGTGCATTGGCTTGTTAGTAGTTGTCATTGTCGCCTTGCTAATGTAGAATTTTGAAGTAGATTTTGGAGTTGAGTGcattttaattttcattcaaATTAAAATGATGTATTTAGCGTTATATATCACATTTTATGCGTCTTTATTTTATATGTGCTGTTTCTTATTTTATTCATTGTCTGTATTTCAGGATGAAAGATTGGCTACACTAAGTGGCATGCAGGTAAAACATTTTTTATGTCCTTGTTAAGAAAGCCATCTCTGACTTTTTGTCATAAGCTTTTCCTACGCTTATTTGTATTTAAATGATCTGTACATAATTTTTATTCTAAGTTCACCATGTCACCATGACATGGAAAGAAATTTTAGGTTTTCTCTACTAGAAACACTGCCATGCGGGCTTAGTATGAGATTTTCACCTAAACAAATACTGATCCAGAATTCTGGTTGCTTCAGGATGATGCAAATCAAGGTTTGGCGTACCTCATCGACTTCGTACATGGGAAAACCCGCAAACCACCTGAATTCTTGCAGGTTGGATTCATTTTTGATAATCATGTTCACCTTTGCTGTTTCTTCCTCTCTAATTATGTTTGGATTTCTGAATATGCAAATTGTATAGAATGTGGACTATCATTGATCATCTGAGTATTAAAGTGACAGTGAGAGACATGGACAACTTGAAGTACTCATAGTTGACATTTAAAATTACTATTTCTGACAATTTATGTTCTGTTGGTGGCTTAATCATTGATTAATCTCTCCATTGTCCTGTTTGGATAATCTGATGATGTAAATTAATGAATAATCTGCAGGAGCGGCTGAGGATTTCTGCAAAATCCCGTAGTGTTCTCACATATCAGGGAGCTCCAAGTCTGATGGTATTTTTTAACTCAGTTTTTTCTACTCTTATTTTCTTCCCAGTGGAACATTGACTTTGTATTACTCTGTTAATATGGTTGTGAATCTgaaattcaatttatttattaattcctATTCTCATTGTTAATGGTGAAAATCCTTCACATATTTATTTGCTGAAGTCTCTTCCCGTATGAATTAGATCTTCAcagaaaattttttacttttaactgtTACATTTGTCCAATGAAACAAATAAGTGGTCTGGAGTTATTTCTATTGTGGACAGTTCTCTTCAGTTTTCACTTTAGTTGATGCGCCATTATCCATACTTGTCTCCTATTAATCTTCTATGATTAAGACACTAGTTTTTACAGAAGGTTATGGTATTTGTCTACTTGATAAAAACTAAATTTGAAAGCTGCTGCTTAAAGTATGCTCAATGATCCTGATTTACTTGCAGGGACTCAAAGACATTGCGGAAACAATGCGTAGTGATTTAGACAGGTCAGCCTCTGACGGTATCTTATCAGATGGCATGGATAAGCTAGAGCATCTGCGAAGGCCATTGCTGAGGTTTGTTAATATTGTTCTTTGAATCTTCTTGCCCTTTCTGGGAACCGTGTATTGAATGTTTTGAGATTCTAAATCACAATGGTATTTAAGTTTTTTATGGCACCATTCTCCCCGGTTTACCCTAGGTAGGTATGAAGAGCACCACCAATTTAAGTTGGCGTTGATATGTTAAAGAACTAGTATTTTTACTCGTAATAATAATATTACgggaatataaatattttaaaactatGTCGGTTTTGTTCTGACATCATAGATTATGGCacaaatatttatagaattaaactacttttacaaaaatatcGTAGGGGACAAAAGTCCCCGTCAACTAAGAAGACCAAGATCTCCGTagataaaaaaaagtcaaataataagatttagttattattttcatgtgaaagagtttaatttttttactaataattaattttaacataccttatctaaaatttgaaagaatttcacgtgtatacttttacatttgattaggtgttaagtctattgtacaaataaaataatgaatttttctacttgctatttaaaaataatattttttctctctatgtatataaaaatataattagatattagcataaaaaaaattatattaatagttaGAAGATTaactcaattaatttttttttaataacttaatGTTGATTCTAGATTTTAATAACAACATTAGTATtatctttaaattatatataataaatatatttgagggaagagaagtgaaaatataaattaaaaagataagcagtaaaagtttaaaactaaaaaaaaataaaaaaatatgcatataataataatattttttatttgaattatattattttattaattttattttttgtagaacagaaaggtagagaaaaatagaaaatgaaagaagagagaaaaagataaagaagaatgagagaggaagtttgttaattttaaaaggaaaaattttattttaattgtaacgaAAAGATATCTGGTGAcattttgatttatcaaattattaatataaattatatatagagtaaaaaggatagagagaaatagaaaaagagaggtagataagagaatgtaggaagggagtttattaattttgaagagaaatattttctctcaattttaataaaaaagtatgTGAcacatttttgttattaaattagttagtaatatataatgtataatatagttatatttcaatttcaatattttaattttaatttaatttgaatgcaATTAGAAAATgtcatgttgcacattttgattgtcaaatttgtaattggtcattgatatatatatatatataagagagatagagtgGATGAAGGAATGAGATAAAtagagaaagggagagagaagagaggagaatttttaaattttgaaggtaaagatttgatttcaattgcaattttgAGGTGAcgtggcacattttggttgtaaaattagtaatagaTAATAGAAATAGATATCTTCCCTTTGCTATGTGCTTAATTGTTGCTTGTTTTAGTGCACCTCTGCATGTGACACAACAAATTGCAGTGTAAAACCCAAAGACTATCTAGCCTGAGACATTGGGGGAGAAACAAAATGGTTGAGATCTTGCCCATATTTAGCAGCCATATATAGGCTATGGATCAAACAACCATGGTGGCTTATCATAGTTCATATCTGTGTGTAGCTCATATACATTAATGTTTTCCCCCCTGAACGTGCTTATTTGATTTTACAGGGCTGCTTCAACCAGGTGATGATGACAAAGTCTTGGTCACCTAACTTCTAAGCGGGCTTTCTTTCACTGCTTGGGCGTAATCGAGCAGCAACTTAAGCTCACTCGCTGATATATACTCCCTCTGAATCTACATAATATTGATACTAGATTAAGTTTTATATTCAAACTAGCGGATGAAGTAATATATTGTAAATAAAGTTTTCTCTTGAAGCTCATGTATTGGTGCAGCCAAGAGCCTATGGTATTCCAGATGTATGTAATTCGTGTCTTAACATAGTATGTTTTTCCTAGGTTGTCATTATGGGTCGCTTTCTTCTAATGTATGAGCTGGATGATCACCATCTTATTATGATATATCTGAAAATGAATTCTTGCAATTCAATAGGCAATTTTTGCAAACGCTTTAAAAGAAAACGTAACATAAAacattttacaaaattaatttttgtaaacATCGTTGTTTTGTCATGCAAAAAGggggtgaaaaaaaaaaagaaaaaagaaaagaagatttgaCTGtctttctattttcattcttatatTCGGTATTTTATGTTTTTAAGATTGTGACTAAACGAgagtaaatagaaaaaaaaattgttatctatctttctatatattttaactaaattctggaaataaaaatatcaaaataaaattagttaggtgAAATCTTATAAAGtatggataaaattaaaattattttttttatatttttggtaatatttttttattttttaaattaaaaaatattgctaAATAGTAAGAgacattactttaattttaacaatacttTTTAAGACATTATCGTTAGAGATGAACATATAGTAACACCATTCGAACTTGCGGGTATCTATCTCGCTTCTACCTACTCAGGGCGGGTTTTTAGTGGGACTCGCTTCTACCTACTCAGGGCGGGTTTTTAGTGGGACGGGATCCTGGGCGGGGTGGGACAAGGTCGGGTTTAGGACTTTAGGTAATACTTGTCctggtatatatataattttaatatataatatatgtgatatatgtaaaataattagtaaaataattaatattatattatatgagtttttactttaatttatgttatgtatgtgatgatgattatataaaatttgaaaattaattttaggaAAATGGACAAATAGGTTCCTGAACTTTTAATTCGTGGACATTTTACTCCCAGGTTCTTGAACTTTTAATTCGTGGACATTTTACTCCCATGGGACTGGAAAATACAAAACGATCCCTAGCCACTCAAAATGCCGTACAAATGGGTCCCTCCGTTCAATCTGCTTCGCCACATGTTACGGATTCAAATTACGTGGCACTTATGTGGCGTAGGAGTGGGTACGTGTCTCCAAGATGCTGTGAACAGGGCTGACGTGGTCCATTGTAGAAAGTTATGGGACATATTGGTCATTGTGCACTAAGACGACGTCGTTTCGGAAAACGTTGTGCAACGGTTCTTATGAGATATGCCAATGATGCCTATATCAGTCACATACAATTATAGGAAGCCCTAGCATTtacgttttccctccaaaaaatgCAATGCTTCGTCTCTGTGTTGTCGTCGTTGCTGTTCCATGAAGCAGTTCCATTGAAAATTCGTTGTTCTACCTGCGTCCACCATGGAGAGTAGTAAGTACATTGTTGTTGAAACTTGTTTTGCTTATGCCCTTTATTTGTTATACATGTTGTAAGATGAGATTTATGGGGACTGTAAGTGAGGGTAGTAGCTAATTAGTTGTGGGGTTAATCATTTTTCGGGTATTGTTTAGTGAGGTTTTGGAGATTTTGTTAATAATGTTTGGCTTTGTGTTGTGTTTTGTATTGAAAGATGTTACAGATGGATGATGTATTATGTGTTCCTTGTTCCATCATGGGGCTACTTTTCAAAGGCATCTACCGGTGAGTTAGTCTATCTGCATGGTCAAGTTGAGAGGTTTCCATCGATGGACTTGACTTTTGTCAATTTCGGAGATCTGGTCACGCTGTTCAAAGGACTGGGGTATCGATCGTATAAGGAGACTTACTGGTATGATCCAAAAAGCAAAGATATAGAGTCAAGGTTGCATGTACTGAGGGGGGATGCATGGATCAACCAAATGCGACAGGCTAAGTTGAGGAACAAAGACACGGATgagttttacatttttttaatcatCCTGTTGATCAGCCTCAGATGGTAGATGGTGCTTGTGAGAAAAATGATGAGGTTGAGGAAGAAGTCAATCCAAATGAGTTGGAGAAGTTGGATGACTTATCTACTGATGATGATAGCGATGATAGTGAGGAAGATGAGCTGTATAAACCACCACCTCCTGGTTATGAAAGTGGGAGTGAGAGtggtgaagatgatgatgagggCAGAAGGGTTAGAGCTGCCAAAGGGAAGAGGAACTCCATCGTCGAGAAAACACATTGAacccaaggaaaagaaaaaaagaaataagctaCAAATGTGTTTAAAAGGCAGAGATTTAAAGCAAGAAGGGTGTGCTCAgttggagaaggttcttcaaagtTCATTGGGCTTGCTAAACATCCCAACACAAGTGGGCCAACAAAACAACCCAATAGAGTTAGGCCTTCTAGGGAGCCCAATATGAGGCCAGCCATTGCAGAGTATATCAATGATATAGACTAGAGGATGAGGACATTGTGTATGAGTATGAATCTGAGGAGCTGCATACCTCTGTCTCATCGTAGGATGAAAGGAACGAACCACATTGGCCTAAGTTTGATGAACAGTATGGCTTCGGAGAAGGCAGATTTGAGCTTGGCACAAGATGAAGAAAGTTAATCAGGATGCCTGGTCATACCTAATGAAATTTGATCCTGTAACATGGGTAAGAGCCTACTTCATCCATGGTCTGAAAGTTGACAACCTGACTAACAACATATGCGAGTCTTTCAATTCTAAGATTGTCAAGTACATGTGCAACCCTATACTCACAATGTGCGAGGAATTGCGATGCTATCTCATGAGGCGTATGGTTCAACATAAGAGACTAATAGAGTGCCATCACGGAAAGCTTGTACCAATTCAAGAGAAAAGGTTGAAGCGGCTTGTCAAGCCAAGTAACAAATGGATTGCGGAGTGGATTGGTGATAACGAGAACAAGCATTTTGAGGTCATCTACAAGGGATCTAAATTGGACGTGGATCTGATCAAGCATACATGCACATGTAATAGGTGGCAAC
Encoded here:
- the LOC140179197 gene encoding uncharacterized protein, whose protein sequence is MKKVNQDAWSYLMKFDPVTWVRAYFIHGLKVDNLTNNICESFNSKIVKYMCNPILTMCEELRCYLMRRMVQHKRLIECHHGKLVPIQEKRLKRLVKPSNKWIAEWIGDNENKHFELCMESLKKTYEHFIQPVTSEEFWIRTDQTRLDAPVIKRIIDRPKVHNRQKDPTETVIEGEKLKRSFYVTCNKCGQTGHNYKTCKGVPSNPN
- the LOC112750200 gene encoding uncharacterized protein, translated to MAMAMQSGIGFSKILIIAGAGYTSTVLIKNGKLSDLIGELQLLVKGWEKSGDHSEGEGEYADAIAAQVRRLANEVRQLTSSRPITVLNGGSGESNLSSLVVPAAALGVVGYGYMWWKGISFSDLMYVTKRSMEKAVSDLTKKLQHASDVIADAKKHLTQRIQHLDDKMLKQNELARSIKDEVAGVRSTITNFHDDLGILHYTVGSLDERLATLSGMQDDANQGLAYLIDFVHGKTRKPPEFLQERLRISAKSRSVLTYQGAPSLMGLKDIAETMRSDLDRSASDGILSDGMDKLEHLRRPLLRAASTR